In the Glycine max cultivar Williams 82 chromosome 19, Glycine_max_v4.0, whole genome shotgun sequence genome, GATTGGACAAAATTTAATAGTATATTTCAATGTGGTAATTAGTTACAACGCATGtaagttttaattaaattaaagttgaaAACACAAGAAATGGAAATTGAGAAAATTATGTTTGACCATGAATGGGATAGGTTTACCTGCCATTGCCATCCTCCAAGATCGTGAGGATCAGAATTGTCATCCAAATCGAAACACGTTGCTTTGCCTGTATAGTTGTAGTAGACATTGGCTGCTGCATACAACTTGGCTAATCTATTATTTCCCGTTACTGAGCTGTCAATCGCCTCGCACATCtaaatttccacaattctaagtCTAGTCAAATTATTCTTTGAATCTTTCCACAACAAATCATTTAAATATTCCTCTAGTCTCCCTTCCCCCTTTTCACCTTCAatctccaataaaaaataataatttaagacTACAACATTTGTATAAACTTTATTTAtctgaaaatatataaacttattaaaaatgaaaatataaaattatttatgtaataCTATTTAAATCCAAatgataatatcattttttttgtttttatcattaaaaaatttgacattCCATTTCTTTGTCATTATCATCAAAAGTTGAAATAGACTCCACCACATGTTGAAAAAAGTTCTTTTAGCTAacagtatatataattttaaaattgatcgaTATTATGcattaaataattattcttcGTAATAAAACAATTAGAACTGTTTTATCACATGACGGCCCTTTAGTCAAAACAagtaaaataaagtatttaCAACAATTACTTTACTATGAATAAcgatttaaaaatgaatttaaagttCATTctttcaaggataaaaaattataacaattaacttttaaaaatcacATCAGAAACATATAATCAAACGACGCCAGAAAACAAtcctttataaaaaaagaacatattttaagATTGTACCTTTTTCACCGGATATGCAGGCAGGGGATTCAGGAAATTGGATGGTGTCGGATAATCTGTCATGGCGGTATAAATCCACGCCGCCCGAAGCCAACCTTCCAAAGAATCAGGCCCAAAATCATCGCTCCtgaaaaacattaataataactaaactaTAGACATAGACACCTTAATTAATTGatcattcaattaaatcatTTTGCATTAGTAATTAATCATGCTCTCACTTGCATATTCTGAATGTTTTCCGCAGCAGTTCCATTCCTCCGGGTTTATTGGCCGTATCGTCTATCAGATCCCAAGACCCTTTTATCACTTTGTAACAATTCTCACTCTCGCTCTGCGGTAGTAcatcaaacaaaatttttacTTCAATAGTAGTACTTAGCATTCTTCACTAACCATGGCCGGGGCCACATATGCATGTGcatattaattacaaattattgagAGAATCAAACCCTGAAGTCTTGTGTGatgatgctgatgaagatgtctGGCGAAACCATACCCATGAAATGGAGAATTGGAGCAGAGGATGCTAGAGCTCCAATTGCAACGTGTGGATACTTCATCCTGAACCAAGCAGCCAACACTGCAAAACAAAGCCCATTTGGATTTTATACTCATCTCAATTAGAGGGATTGAACTATTGAAATCAATGAgggtaaaaacttaaaatactagtattaaattaaaaatataaaacaagtgATAGGTTTATACTTCCTCCATAGGATCCTCCAAAAACCACAACAGGAGAATCAGTGGCTGACAAATTCTTCTTCAGATCAATGATGAGAGCGGCATAATCAGCTAATGCCTGTGTTGAGCTGAGATACCCAAGTGTGCTAGTATTTGCATATGCAACCGTCTTGTTTCCCCCAAATGGTATTGATTTTCCATAAAATCTATGCTGCAGTTCAGTTTGAGATACATGAAATACAGTAAGTTAATAACTTAATTGTTGGTAACAGTTAAAAATCCTAGTTAGAGATCTCAACAACCTAGATATTGGACAAGTTGCATTTCAACTTCTAATTAAGACAGTAAAGTGTGGCTTTTGAGTGATCAAGCAAAAAGTTTACTTTATCAAATTACAGACAGAGATCTACTACCCTTTACAAAAGAAGAAAGATTACCTCGATGAAAACCAAAAGGGCTTGAAAAGAAGGAGCATTTTCGAACATAAAGCCCGTGTTTTGTGTGAACCATTCTATGTTCCCTTCATTGCCAGTGTAGACAAAGATTGGAGCATTGTTCTTGGCACCACCCCAAAAGGTATCGTTGATGAGATACCTTtgttgaaaagtgtgattgctTTGGGGATTGAAATTGAAGTGATCCAGTATCTGGGTGAAGAATTTTGTTCTGTAAAGCCCATTTTGGGAAGAATGTGAGCGTTGCTTCAGCTCTGCACTAACTGCTGAAGAAGGAAATCTGGGAAGGATAGGGGCAAAAGCAAAAGTGAGTGAGGGAACCGAAAATAGAGAGAAGAGTGTGAGTATGAACTGAAAGCCAATTgccattattttttctctaatgAACTGTGGCTACAAATGAGATGTGCAtttaaaagaggaaaaaaaatgataagagaATCTCAGGAATTCAGAGCTTCCGCAGAATAAAGCCTCGTTGGTTGGGCTACACACCAACAATCAGTGGACCATTgcaattattattatgtgtttatccACATTCTTCAATGACAAGTTTAGACTTGGATTAAGATAGATTAGATTTTAAATATCACAATTATAGACTTATTAATTCTTATCAGCGAAATAAATTAATGTGATTGGTATttataatctttaaaatataaatttatagctTTCATACATAATagtagtttttaactttttattaacaCAAAATTGTTCATTTCTGCTTTTgcatattaattaatgtttttatttatttattgttaattttgatatataatttttaaatttaattatgtagcAAAAGAATAGATTGTGTGCCGAAAAAAACTCATTCAATTCTCTGTCTATCACTAAATCCATGTATGTATAAAATTTTGGTGGATGAAGGTAAACATAATATCTTGTTATGTACAactaaagtaatatatatatatatatatatatatatattgaatttaatCCGCATCAATATATTAAAAGAGTGTCTTTACTTTCTATGCTGTCCCAATAATTTAAGAGATTTTGATAgggttaattttttaaccaattaaattacaagttattttattattttttttaaattagtcattgattattattttaaaaaaatttaaaattacagttttttaaattagaaactataattaaagataattttaaaaatctgaattctaaaatatttgtagttcctttcaacattttttttataaaacctatgcttaaagaaacaataataagaaatatttagACCATAAattccaaaagttttttttataaaaagtgttGAAAGCAACCAAAAAAGTTTTaggattcaaatttttaaagttatctttaatcatattttctaatttaaaaaatttataatttttaaattttaaaaaacaataatcaaTGACTACTTTTACTCATTTCCATATTTGCCACACAAATTTTCTtgtaaaatgttaattattttttttagttttttgtgataattttttattatgcttgtttttaaaaatatattaaataatgtttttatccattatttttcaaaaattataaaccaATATAATTTGGTGTTAAAATTTATACGTTAATGCATCCCTTtcatgttatttgttttttttaataatttcatagaataaaacataaattatttgttcAAATTTGTGGTTGCGTGAAGGATAAATAAAGGCATATCAAACTGAAAAATGCGGGCACGGTAATggaggagaaagagaaacaTTATTTTCCTGAATAATAGTAGTAAATCACCAAATTGTTATTCTTTGATAGGAAATATTTAAGCTAAAAATTAACATGTGCAAAGCATAAGTTTCTCTCCCCTGTTCAGTTGTTCagttaaaaaaagagaagaaaaaagtgatATTTGGTACTAGAAGATTTTTCgtataaaacacaaaattaccTATGAATTTATTAGCTAGTATACATTGCCACTTGGTCAGTTTCCATATTTACTCAAAGCTTGTTAGATATAATCTGCATTCCATAACCATAACACTTTTGAAAGCGTTTTCCATACCAAATTTTTAAACGAgagaatcaaagatcaaacaaacAACTTCTTTTTCACTTGATAACTCTACAACTTTGTTGAGCCAAATCAATCTGTCTACCAAGCTATCGTGCTTCACTATAACTGTTGCTGCCTTGTGCCATTTCATACCGAATGcttgaaataatttatacatgtcATGTAAGACATTATTAGCTCAGGTGTTTGgagagtaattttaaaataattttgttttaaattcacaaaatatttatttttttcaagaagcATATGCAAATATCCATGGATGCCAAAACACCTATAAGTAATTTCTAAATGGGTACTCGTGGATAACTGGTGTGGATTTTTTCTAATGGGATAAATAGCCAGTAACAACTATCTGTAGCCGTTCTACTTCGTTGTGAttcctaatgtcacatcaataatacattattttaatttaaatatatctcttttaattttatttgttttatttttatccccTTGATCAAAGAGAGCATAGAGTGCACAATCATAATTATCCCAATCACGTTACCTACTACTGATATAGACATACAAATTTtagtcaaatatatttttagtccaaTACTTTTTTATTGTCGTCAGATTCAAATTTGGTtcctatacttaaaaaaaaaagtggatttgattcttatttgATCCCTTAATTTTCAGTTGTAGAAATTAaattcacttttttaaaaaaaaaacataaagaccAAATTCATCTATCTGaaatatataagaattaaaattaaattttaccgaaaatataaatacatatttaaaaaagaatgtcattgttttcaaagagaaagcCATCCAGCTTTTGAAACTGAAGTTATATAAGAAATGGATAACCAAAATGCCAAATCCGATTGAGATTCACTTCCGTGTCCCCTATGCTTCGTCCAAAATTTACCTTCGCATAACGATGGCTATGAAAGCTAAGTGATCAATGAAAGAGACGTTGATATTTATACtcgaaataaattttatttactttcttttatCACATTGTGATCACtaattagttttttgttttttgttttttatttttttattttattctttttacttctCTCAAGAGTATCCGTAGTATTATCCAAACCAAAACATATGGCAGTCCCACTATAGTTGTAGAAGATACTAGCTGCTGCATACAACTTAGTGAACGCTTCATTTCCAACGGATAAGTTATCAATCAAGGCCATGACGTCAAGGTCTGCATTTTTTGTTACatctatatataattaacttGTGTTTCAGTATGTTTCCAtgattttgtttcatcttttaaaaagttataattacATTATTGGATGTCAAACATCAAGGTTCTGGGGTCTTTACAAGGACTAATTAGTAAAAGGTCAACGgttaaaatcaaacttaaaaatcaATCACGTTCCGCTAAAAAAATCTAATCTCAGTATCAttcagaagaaaaataaaaattggatttttATTATGGTCTTACAGAATCACAATTGGTTGATAACCTATCACTTACATAATCTTAAAAgacaaattttaagataaagtcTCGAGAGATATTTGAaaggagaaatttttttaacttcttagGAATGTTAAATAATTGGAATCGTTTCTCTTGTttggtatttattttaaaaaataatctttttaggaaataataattttcGAAAATGTTTCTAACGAAGGTATTCTATGGAGGTGAGAGTATAACTTTTCTCAGAATTTACAAAaggtattaaaaatttaatttaatcctctctttatcttatttaatgttcaaaatataatcattatcaTTGTAGAAGTGTGTTATTgttaacaaagaaaatgaaactgaGTGATGTGAtacaaaatgatgttaattaGGTTCAGAttgatttttcaacttttaaaataGATTCAAATCTTTCAACAATTTAAATGTTCAGATATCAGTTAGACATTTATGAAAGAAAGTATTTAGATAATTGCATTTAACCAATTCTGTTATAGTACAGAATTGTTGAGTTGACTTTGTAGCATTGGCTAGCTTAGAATATGTTTGTCTGCCACTTGCTTgcaattttccttttctattattttgttatcttttggATATTTTCCTTTGTATCACGGCATTTTATGTTGCGTATATAAGCAGTTATATACTGAGTAAAAGGGCATTGTAGAAATAATACAAGTCTTTCCTAAGCGCCAACCACCTGTTTTTGCACCATGGACTAAACCAAGTGAGTTTCGCCAAGACACACCTTGGAATCTTGGAGGATTTGGACGGACTCGTAACACCTTGAATGTTATAAAGGAGAACATTTAGATAATTGCATTTAACCAATTCTGTTATAGGATTGTTGAGTTGACTTTGTAGCATTGATTAGCTTAGGATATATTGTCTGCAACTTGTTTGcaagtttccttttgttattttgttatcttttggATATTTTTCTCTGTATCACAATATTTTGTGTTGTGTATATAAGCAGTTATGTACTGAGTAAATGGGCATTGAAGAAATAATACAAGTCTTTTCATCCCTCATCTTTCTCTTCACCTTTCTCTTAGGAGGTTCCTAGGCCTCGAATGCTAGGAAACTACTGAGCTATTTTACAGTTCATAACATAGACCTTTGAGCATCATGTGTAGAAGTTGAATATTGGAAGGAgcacctttaaaaaaaatagtttgagaCTATTAGCACCTTTCTCACTGGAGAAGCAGGCAAATGAGCTAGGAAATTGGAAGGTGCTGGATAATCTATCATGGCCGCAATACCCAAAGCCATTTGAAGCCAAGATACCAGAGCACCTGCGCTTATATAATTCCTTCAGGAAAACAAGAACAAATAATCTATCATCCGTTATATATGGGGAATAATCTGAAtaaagaatgtttttttttaaaggattaaTTAGTAAGTCATACTCTCACTTGCATATTCTGAACGATTTCCATAGTTGTTCTAGTCCTCCAGGTTTTCGAGCTGTGTCTTCTATTTGTTTCCAAGACCCTTTAATCACTTTGTAACAATTCTCACTCTCGCTCTAAGGATCATATTttatgcaacaaaaaaaaaatatatcagcgCATAATTCTTGACTAATCAAGAGCTAGGACTACTAGTGCATGGAGTTGGTTAGaacatctttaattaaattttaaagttaaattttttagctCAAAAATCACCCTTTACTGATCTACCATAATAAATGCATGTTCTGAAAAATCTTTGGCATGAAGGTTGGATTCTCTTCAAAAACTCTCAAGAAATGTTcccattttcaaaaaaagtattttttaatatctctCTCCCTAACTGAATGATAACATATatttaagtataatttattGTGGAACTtacaaaagtaaaattttgaaCTCAAAAATCACTTTTCACCGATCTTCCACTATACATGCTTAGATGTTGAAAATCTTGGGCATGAAGGTTGGATCCTCTTTAAGAAAAGTGTtcccatttaaaaaaatattttttaatgtctttCTCTCTAAgtgattgataatatatatttaagtgtAGTTCGTTATAAGACTTGCAAAAATAGTTCAAGAATTCAAAGtgaaatctattaaaaaaataatcttatatcatcATGTGTAATACTATGAGAATCCAAAATGTAAAATCACAtcttatatgtatatgtatagtaagagtttttcttaaaaagaaaaaacaaacgaATTTTATTAACGAGGAATAACTTAATTATCACCAGATAAGTTATTACAGAAAGCAAAACATAGAGAACTACATAACCTCCCCACCACAACCCGTATAACAAAGTACATGAGAGCACCATTTAACCGTTGCATAATATAATATCCCCCCAAACTACAGAGGTACCGTCCATATGTATAGTAAGACGtgaatgaattaaattaataataaagatgAACGAAAAGTAATTCAGGAgtctatctttattttttgtcacacaaatagttatataaatatttcaaaacatttattttattccatgaaaataaaaaattaactatcataatatataatccaaaattaaatgaatttagGAAATTATCACTTTTAAACAATATCACCAATCTCCATATTGGTGAGGACTAGTACGTATTGGGTTAAATTTCAGCCATAATGATATGATGGAGATTGGAGAGTGGCTAGGCGACCTTATAGTCTTGAGTGATGATATCAGTATAGGTATTGGGTGAAACCAAATCCAGAAATTGAAGGATTGGAGCAGAGGATGCCAAGGCTCCAATGGCAACATGTGGATACTTCATTCTAAACCATGCAGTCAGTACTGCAAAACATCCATTCAGACTAATTATCTAAAAGAGGAAAACATTATTGTCACATAAAATATAGAcattaatttttgataaaatatgatGTATAGTATAATTCCTCCATAGGATCCTCCAAACACTACAACAGGGGAATATGTTGCTGATAAATTCTTCTTGAGATCAATGATGAGTAGTGTGGAGCTCAAGTATCCAAGTGTGCTGCTATTTGCATTTGCATCCTCCTCGTTTCCCCCAAATGGAAATGATTTTCCATAGTATCTATGCTGCATggagttttattttgaaaacattttgagaGTAATGTTAAGATCTCAACTGCTTAGAGTAGCTAAGTTGCATTTAAAGGTTTCCCTTTGGGTTATCACTTATCAAGCACATAGACATAGCATCcctcatcaaattaaacaagagAACGAAATTTAAGCAGTCATACTCATTCCTCTATAAAAACCAAAAGGGCTTTGAAATAAGGTGCTGTTTCGAACATGAAGCCAGGGTTCTGTGCGAACCATTCTATGTCCCCTTCATTTCCAGTGTAGAAAAAGATTGGAGCATTGCTCTTGTCACCACCCCAGTAGGTATCATTGATGAGATATCTTTGTTGAAAAGTCTGATAGCTCTGGGGATTATAATTGAAGTGATCCAGTATTTGTGTGAAGAACTTTTTTGTGTATACCCCATTTTGGGCAGAACGAGAGGTTACATCTATCGCAGGATGGACGACTGAAGAAGGAAATCTTGGTAAGATATGTGCAAAAGTGATGGTGAAGCACATcagagaaaataaacaaaatcatataattgTAAAGTGAAAGCTCGTTGCCATTTTTCCTGTTACTTGGAGTTTGAGTTTAATGAAATCAACATGAGTTATATCTCCGTGTTGGgaacaaatattttgtttgaaggggaaaaggatataaagataagaaaaaagttaagaattaattacgtttttttgtctctaaaaagttaataatttaacTATGACCACTCCATTAATACACTAGAGACCCTGATCTTGAACATCTGCAGTTAACGGACATCACAATGTTGCCACTTTTTAGGCTTTTCAAATTATCCAAGCATCTCTTGTAGTAGGATACAAAGAGCCGGCtgttgcttttttattttaagcttGAATGTTCCATGTCTTGgatgtgatttttaaaaattagttataacTATTGCATTCCAAACACCATTTCTCCATTTTCAACTAGTTTTAAACACAttacttatcttttaatttctctatCGT is a window encoding:
- the LOC100781698 gene encoding lysosomal Pro-X carboxypeptidase gives rise to the protein MAIGFQFILTLFSLFSVPSLTFAFAPILPRFPSSAVSAELKQRSHSSQNGLYRTKFFTQILDHFNFNPQSNHTFQQRYLINDTFWGGAKNNAPIFVYTGNEGNIEWFTQNTGFMFENAPSFQALLVFIEHRFYGKSIPFGGNKTVAYANTSTLGYLSSTQALADYAALIIDLKKNLSATDSPVVVFGGSYGGMLAAWFRMKYPHVAIGALASSAPILHFMGMVSPDIFISIITQDFRSESENCYKVIKGSWDLIDDTANKPGGMELLRKTFRICKSDDFGPDSLEGWLRAAWIYTAMTDYPTPSNFLNPLPAYPVKKMCEAIDSSVTGNNRLAKLYAAANVYYNYTGKATCFDLDDNSDPHDLGGWQWQACTEMIMPVGGSNKESIFPEYEWSYEARASWCDFFYNVQPRPHWITTEFGGHAIERVLKRSASNIIFFNGLRDPWSAGGVLKTISKTIVAIVAKKGAHHVDLRYSSKEDPQWLKDVRKQEVNIIASWISQYHQDLQSNS